The bacterium genome includes the window CCTCCACTCGTTGCGCCGCGTACGGGCCCCGAAGAAGACGAAAAGATGGCTCGTCCAAAAACGAATTAACGGAATGTTTTTGGACTCGAAGGTAAGGTTATTTACAGCTAGCCCATGCTGTGACATTGCCTTTGCAGGGCCATGACAGAAGCGGCTTGCATCCCCCCCCCCCTGTGAGAAACTACGACACGTTAGCTTGCAGGCTGTCCAAGGGGTGTGTTTAGAAGTACTTAAGGCCGCCTTTCGGTGACGCAGTCACGAAGGGCGGCCTTTTTATCGCCGGGAGTGTAAAAAAATACCGCACGGTAACGGGTATATAAGGCCGGTTTAAAGCCGGTCAAAGAGCTTGACGATTCCCGTCAGGCTCTCACCTTGAACCGGAGAAAAAGAGATGAAGTCAAAACTCGGAATTCTCGCACTCGGCATATTCATGGCTATTCAGGCGGGCACCGCCTCAGCGGGCAACGTAACGTCGGCAGACATTATCGACGGGCAGGTAATGACCGTTGACCTCGCCGACAGCGCGGTTACCTCCGGCAAGATCGCCACCGCTGCCGTGACCGGCGACAAGATCGCGGACGGTAACGTCGGCACCGCCGACCTCGCCGACGGCGTGGTAACAATCGACAAACTTGCAGCAACCATACAGGCTCAACTAAACTTGATCGCGCAACTCGAACAACGGATAATCGCCCTCGAAAACAATAATGTTCCCGGCCTCGGCCAGTACGTCTCCGTAGACACCAACACTATCAACAACCTCGCCGGTCCTCATGTCATCTTCACCGGGGCCAACATCCACGTCCGTGACGGCTCCGGCGCAACTTACAGAGAGCCGTATTATGGCAATCCAAATGGCCTTGGCAACTTTATCGTCGGCTACGACGAAGGAGGCAGATTGCGGACGGGTTCCCATAATATTGTGTTGGGGCCGGAACATGAATTCACCCATTACGCTGGGTTCGTGGCCGGAAGCCAAAATGCAATCGTAGCTGACTTTGCCAGCGTTTCAGGAGGATATAGGAACAGGGCGGAAGGCGTATACTCTTCAGTTAGCGGCGGCACAGGCAACCAAGCCATCGCCGATGGTGCATCAGTGAGCGGCGGCAACGAAAACATAGCCTCCAATTATAACTCATGGGTTAGCGGCGGTATAAGGAACACCGCCGGAGGCGCTTGGTCGTCGGTTAGCGGCGGGTATCAAAACACGGCCTCCTTTAATTTTGCATCTGTGAGCGGCGGGTTCTTCAATACCGCTTCAGGCGATTCCTCGTCGGTCAGCGGCGGCTTATACAACAACGCCTCTGGTTCGAGCTCATCGATTAGCGGAGGGAGAAACAATACCGCTACAGGCGAAGGCTCTTCCGTAGGCGGCGGAATGAACAATATCGCCTCAGGCGCTTATTCATCGGTAAGCGGCGGTGCTGGGCATACTGTCAGCAATTACTACAACTGGGCCGCAGGCTCTCTCTTCCAAGAGTACTAATCTGATTATCGGCAGAGGGGCCGGGCGACCGGCCCCTCTTTACTTCTTGCGCAGTCGCCTAGCCCACACCGCAAAGTTTTGGGGTGGCGACGCTTTATCAGGGGGAAAAGGGGTAGGGAGGGAAATCCGGGAAGATGGTTTTCCACCTGTCCGCGAGGTCCGCCCGAAGAGCCATTTTTCTTTTACTGTTGACCGGCGAAACGACAACTCTGTAGCGATCCCTGTTTTTAATCAGGTAATCGTCGAGAATTTTATCCCACGTCGGGGGGTAATTATCATGCAGCATAAAAAAATCGATGAGCGCCGGAGGGTAGCTGGCAAGCCCGGTTTTCAGGTACTCAGGCTCGAAAAATCTGTGCAGCGGATCGTCCTTTTCAATTATTTCGGCGAAGCTGGGCCGGTCGTCGCCCAGAGTGCCCGTAATCTCTCTACGGAATAACGGGTTATTGAACCATATCGCCACGATCCTCTCCTCCTTCGGGATTACCGTCAGGAGCTTGTCGTAGTATGACAAAGCCTTGACGCAGGACGGACCCAGTTCCCCCCCCGGCTCAAAGGCTCCGCGGAAATTCATGACAGTCCGGTCGAATTCCTTGTTCGACGCGGGGATCTGGACGATCACTGTAATTAGCACCACTACGGAAAATGCGGTTTTAATGACTTTAGAGGCCATATTCCGTCCGAATACGTAAAAGGCAAAAGGCGAGAACAGGGCCAGAGTGATGTATACCGGGGCCTGGTACTGCTCAAGAAAAAATTTGATCGCGAAACAATGTACGGCGACGCCCAGCAGCATTCCGGCCCCGGCAAGTGAAACCGCATCCCTGTTACGAAAAGACCGCATGGCCCATCCTGCGACCCCCAGTACGACTATGGCCCCGTATAGGGGCTCTTGCCGGAACTTGTCCCGAATCCGCAACGCCAGATAGCCCCAGTCCTTTTGCATTACCATTTTCGGGGCAAGGAGGTGCGACGTTTTTATGTTGCCGAGGAGGGAAAGGTCGTAAGCCCAGAAGACGAGTGCGGCCAGAACCGTTGCGGCGGCTCCCCCGGCGGCGACTCCCGCAATAAGCTTTTTCATGTTTTTATCCGCAAGGTACGCCGCTGACAAATAACCGAGGAAACCGAAAAAAACCGGGAAGGCGTACTTGGGAGTGATGATCATCGAAAGAAAGGCCAGGGCCGAAGCGAGAGCCGCTTTCCTGACGTCAGGCTCCTGAAAAAGCAGAACCATCGCGCCGACAGCGGCGAGCGCGGCGTAATGATCGATGCTGAACTCCACAAAAAAAGAACCAATGTCGTTGAACGAGACAAGAAGGATGAGGGGCAGGAGCGTCCCGGCCCAGTCTTTGGCAACCCGTTGTCCGTGGCAGGCAATCAGCGCTGCGACGGCGATGAAGACAAACAGGCTGATGAAACGAAAGACAAGCAGCACGTAGGCGGTTTCAGGGAAAAGGTTCAGAACCGGCGAAAGAAAAAGATAGGCAAGGGCAGGGTAGGAGGAGAAATAGTCCACACCGGGTTTCATCCCGATGGAAATCCTCCAGAGCTGCCGCATGTGCATCGATTCGTCGTAGTACGGAAAATGCACAAGAATCTGAAGGACCAGAACACACAATGCCGCGACCGCCGCCGCCGTTATAAGAAAACGCGACGACTTATCAAGCCATAAGGCAGTCTTCTCTTTATCCAAAATTGTCGCCTATGGAAAATGCTGCGTTATGCCTGTGCGCCTTACCCTTGATTCTCACAGAAGCCCAAGCGCCCCCAGCCTTTCCCTCATGGTTCTGACTAGCTCCACCAGTCTCTCGCTGGTTTTGGCGTAGATGAGCGCGCCTTTTTCGGCGCTGGCTTTTGCGGGGTCGCCCCAGACGCCGCCGGGCCAGTCGGCGAGCTTTTGGCGGGAGATGAAGGGCTTTTTGAAACGGGGGTATTCTTCTTCGGCGGTTCCCTTGACTAATGCCGGATCGATGGCCATTATGCGGCTTGTCTCTATCTCTCCTGCGTGGCTGTCGTCGGCTGTCTCGACTATTCCCGCCTTTCCCGCTTCCTTCGCCCAGTGGTATTCGCAGAAGATGGCGATCTCCAGCTCGGGGCATTTCTCCGAGAGCTCTTCCCCCACCTCTTCGAGGGCGGAAAGGTGCACGCCCCCGGCGTGGCCGCTGCCGATTATGAGGCCGCGTATCCCCTGCCGGTAGAGGGAGAGGCCGATGTCGAAGACGAGGCGGCGGAGGGTCTCGGGCGAGATGGAGATAGTGCCGGGGTGGCCGGAGGTGGAGCGGCAGTAGCCGTAGTGGACCGCGGGGCAGAGCAGGAAGGGGACCTTTTCGGCGGCGAGCTCGGCGGTTCGCACTACCTGCATGGTGTCGGTGTCGAGGGGGAGGTGGCGGCCGTGCTCCTCGGTGGAGCCCATCGGAAGAAAGGCGATCCTGTAAAGGGTTGCGGCTTCCTTGAATTCTTTCATCGTCAGTTTTGCGACGTCCACGCTTTTCTCCTCACCGGTTCGCCCCGGCCCGAATTTACTTCGTCGGGAGGCTCTCTCGCGCCTCGATGTAGAACCGCTACACCTTCGGCGCTCGTTCGCCGTCTCCTCGTTCTTCGGGCCGATGCTGTACGGGCTATGGCAAGATTCATCAAAGTTGTAGCTTGCTTTGACCGGAAAATTCAGGCCCGGCGAAGCGTTGTCTTGACTTGGGCTCCGGGGCGTGTTTAATTTACACGTTTCAGCATTCCCGAGAAAGCCCTTTCCAGATAAGGAGCCCAGATGGTGAAGATCGCCGCCATTCAGATGAGCGCGACCGACGACATTTCGCGGACCCTTCGCAAGGCGTCGCAGTTTTTGTCCGCCGCCGCCTCCAAGGGCGCTAAAATCGCCTGTTTCCCGGAGCTTTTCGCTTACCCGTGGTTCCCCGCCGAGAGGGACGTATCGAAGTTTGAGCTGGCGGAGGAGATCGGCGGCGCGGTCACCGGCGAGCTGGCGAAGCTGGCCGCCGAGAACTCGATAGCGGTCGTCTGCCCCTTCTTCGAGAGGGCCCCGGGCGGGTGCCACTACAACTCCGTCATCGTCTTCGACTCGAAGGGAAAGACGGTCGGCCATTACCGGAAGGTGCACGTCCCCGAGCTTCGTTACTGGGAGGAGAAGTACTACTTCCAGCCCGGAGACACGGGATTCCCCGTCTTCGAGGTGGACGGCGTGAAGGTGGGGGTGCAGATCTGCTGGGACAACTTCTTTCCCGAGGGTTTCCGTTCGCTCGGCCTCTCGGGCGCTCAGGTCGTCTTCGTCCCCTCGGCGGCGGCCTTCGCCTCCAGCGAAAGGTGGCTGGCGATGGGCGTCTCCCACGCCATCGCGAACTGCTATTATGTAGTGAGGGTAAACCGCGTGGGACAGGAGGCGGGACTGGATTTTTACGGCGGCTCCTTTTGCGTGCGCCCCGACGGCGAGCTAATTTCGGAGCCGCTGGGCATGGGCGAGGGAATACTCCTCGCCGACTGCGAGCTTTCCACCGTGGATTTTTCGCGCAGAATGTGGCCCTTCTACCGTGACCGTAGGCCGGGCGAATACCTGAAGCTCACCGAAGAGCTTGAAGCCCCGCCCGAGCAATCGGACGGCGAGTAACCAAAAACACCCCAAGGAGCCGCTATGACCGTCGATCCGCGCAGGGAATGCGTGATTTGCGCCTGGCGCGAGAAATGCGCCAAAAAATTCAAATCCGAAAAGGGCGTGGCTCACTGCGCCGATTTCACGAGGGACGAGACCCTTCCCGCCGAAGATGAGCAGGCCGTCGCCCCGGAGAAGAGCCACAAGAAGATCGTAGACCCCTTCGCTGATTAAAGTTTTGAAAAACGTCGAGAGAAGCCCCGGTTTCAAGGAGCCGCGCAGCGAGAAGCGAGACATAACTAATAGTTAGGCGAGCTTTCGAGCGAGCACGCGACACAGAAAACACAGGCTCGCAACAGTTTTTCCAAGGACTTTTATAAATAATGAAAAAGACGCTGACCGATCTTATAGTAAAGGCGCACAGGCTGGCCGTCTCAAAGGGCGAACTGCCCGACGGCGAGCTTCCCGCCTGGAAGATAGAGCTGCCGAAAAACCCGGAGCACGGAGATTACGCAGCCAACATTGCGATGACCCTCGCGGGCGCGGCGAAGCTCCCTCCTCGCAAGGTGGCGCAGCTGCTTCTGGATAATCTCTCCGACCCAGAGGGGGTGCTCCAGTCCTTTGAGATCGCCGGACCGGGCTTTATAAATTTCCGCTTCCGTCCGGCCCGCTGGCAGGAAGTTGTCCGCGACATCGAGAGGGAAGGGGAGAAATTCGGCCATTCCGGCGCGGGCAAGGGGAAAAGGGTGCAGGTAGAGTTCGTCTCCGCCAACCCCACCGGCCCCCTGCACGTCGGCCACGGGCGCGGAGCCGCCGTCGGCGACATCCTCGCGAAGATAATGTCCGCCGCGGGTTACCGGGTGGACAAGGAATACTACATAAACGACGCGGGAAACCAGATAGCCACCCTCGGCGGCTCGGTATACCTGCGTTACCTCGAACAGCACGGCCGTCAGGTCTCCTTCCCCGAGAACTTCTATCAGGGGGAATACATAAAGGAGATAGCGCGGGACAAGTGCAGCGAGGAGGGCGGGCGCTACCTCGAAATGGAAGAGGCCGAGGCGATAGACGCGCTTGGCCGTTACGCGGGGGCGCGCATTCTCCGGGAGATTAAGGAAGACCTCGAACGCTTCGGAGTGACCTTCGACAACTGGTATTCCGAGCGCTCGCTCTACGAATCCGGCGAGGTCGCGAGGGTTTTGAAGGAGCTTGAAGAGAGCGGCGCGGCCTATCGCCAGGACGGGGCGCTCTGGCTTCGCACCTCGGCCTACGGCGACGAAAAGGACCGCGTTATGGTGAGGGCCGACGGGCGCGAGACCTATTTCGCCTCCGACATAGCCTACCACTTTGAAAAGTTCCGGCGCGGCTACGACGAGGTGGTGGACATCTGGGGGGCCGACCACCACGGCTACATTCCGAGGATAAAGGCTGCGCTTAAAGCCTCGGGGAGAGACCCCGAAGCGCTCCACGTCCTGATGGTACAACTAGTTAACCTGCTGCGCGAGGGAAAGCCGGTCTCGATGTCCACCCGGTCGGGCGAGTTCGTCACCCTTCAGGAGGTCTACGAGGAGGTCGGGGTTGACGCGGCGAGGTTCCTTTTTCTCACCCGTTCCTCCGACACTACCCTCGACTTCGATATCGAGGTGGCGAAGAGACAGACGGCGGATAACCCGGTATTTTACGTGCAGTACGCCAACGCCCGCATCCGAAGCGTGCTCCGTGAGGCGAAAACCACGGGGATAGAGGTCCCCGGGGCCGCCGCCGCCGATCTTTCCCCCCTCGTCACCGAGGACGAACTGGAAATAATCAAGTTTCTTCACTACTTCCCCGAGGTGGTGGAGGGGGCGGCGCTCTACCTCGAACCGCACAAGGTCGCCTATTACCTCCAGGATCTGGCGGCCCGTTTTCACCAGTACTACAACAAGCACCGCTTTCTGGTTGACGACCAAAAGCTTTGCCTTGCGCGCCTTTGCCTCATAAGCGCCATCAGCAGGGTCATCGTAAACGGCCTCGCCCTTCTGGGAGTCAGTTCTCCCGAGTCGATGTGACGAAGAGAAAATGCGCCGCATTCTCAGGAGAATCGAAGACGGAATAGAGATACGACTCGATCAGGGCTCGCTCGTGGCGACCCTCTTCGGAGTCGCCCTGACGGCGGCGCTGATATTTCTGATGGGGATGCTGGTCGGCAGGACGATCTGGGGAAATCAGGTCAGGCCCGAGAGCCACAGCTTCACCACGAGGGCCGAGGGAGCGGACAAAGAGCCCCTCAAGCCCGTGGACATGACCTTCTACGGAGAATCCTCCGCGAAGCCCACCAAGATCGAGCCCCCGCCGGAATTCATAGCCCGCTGGGAGGAAAAGAAGGCCGCGGAGGCCGCAGCAGCGGCCGCGCTGGCCGCAGCGAGGGCGCAGTCAGCCAAGAGTGAAGAGGAAGCGGAGAAAGAGGAGGAAGAGGGAAAGGGGAAGACGGTCAAGGAAACCCCCGTGAGCGCAAAGACACCTACGGCAAAGGTTCCCGCGCAGCCCGCCAAAACACAGGCTGCAACTCCGGCGGCGGCCCAAAAAGCTGCGGCCCCCGAGGTCAAACAGCCTTCGGCTCCGAAACCCGCCGCCGCGAAGGGGAGCTACGCCGTCCAGATCAACTCCTTCAAGGACAGATCCCTCGCGGAGAGGATGACCGCCACCCTGGCCGACAACGGCATAAGAGCCGAGGTGGTGGCCGTGGGCGGAGCCTTCAAGGTGATGTCCGGCTCCTTCTCCTCGAAGGAGGAGGCGCAGCGCTTCAAGGAATCCCTCGAAAAGAAGGGGGTTAAAGGTTTTGTCGCGCCGCGCTGAACGTAGCGGCGGGGAGGTATTTATAATGTCGAAGATCAAAAAGACGATAGAGGACGATTTTCTCGCAGCGAGAAAGGCCCAGGACAAATCCCGCCAGGGCGCGCTGATGCTCATAGTGGACGCCCTCCAGAAGAAGGAGAAGGAAAAGCGCTCCGAGCTTACCGACGAGGACGCGCTTGGAGTCCTTCTTACCCTCTCCAAGCAGCGCAAGGAAGCGATGGAGCTCTTCAAGACCGGCGGGCGCGAAGATCTCGTCGCCAAAGAGAGCGAGGAGCTTAAGATCATCGAAAGCTACCTCCCGGCGCAGATGAGCGAGGAAGAGGTGGCGGCGGAAGTGAAAGCCGCGATAGCGGCTACCGGCGCGGTTTCTCCGAAGGATATGGGGAAGGTGATGGGGGTGCTGATGCCGAAGGTGAAGGGCAAAGCGGACGGCAAGGTTGTCCAGAATCTGGTGCGTACACTCCTAGGCGGCTGATATCCGGCGCATCCTTTCCGTTCCACGGCTTCCTCTTTCGGCGAAGGTCAGCGTCGTTTCTCGGGCGCGGGTCTTGGCGTATAAACGATACTGCCTGCGACCGCGCGCCCTGCGGACTCCTTGCCCTTCGCCGAAATAGTTTGCCGGATTTGGAAGAAAGCGCCCCTGCCCGCCGGAGCTTCATCGCTACTCGGTCGCGCTCCCTGCGGGCTCCTCGCCCGACGGCAAAATCCTGTGCCGTATATGACCTTAGAAATATTTGCTTTTAATCAACCATTTTGGAACGGAAATTCATTGGACAGACACGCGGCTCGCGTACTCGATTACCTGAGAATTCTGGAAGTGCTGGCGGGCGAGGCCCGGACCCCGCAGGGAGGCGACCTCCTGCGGGCGCTCTCCGCCGCTTCCTCCCCCGCCGAGGCGCGGGAGCGCCTTTCGGAGTCCGAGGCTTTCTCCTCGCTGGTGGAAACCCTCGGCTGGCCCCCCGTGGAGGGGCTGGAAAGGGTGGACGCGCACCTTGACAGGGCCGCCGTCGCCGGGGCCTGCCTCGACGCCGAGGCTCTCCTCGCCGTCCGCGACGCGGTCGTGGTTTCGGCCAGGGTCGTCGAATATCTGGAGGACGCGGGGAAGGAATCCTCACCTCTGGGAGTCTGGGCCGAGGGGCAGACCCCTCTCTACGGCCTCGAAGAGAGTTTCGCGAGAACCTTCGGACCGAGGGGGGAGATACTCGACTCCGCAAGCCCCGCGCTTGCGAAGATACGCGCCGAGATAAAGGAACTTCGTGCGAAGGTCCTCAAGATACTCCAGAGGGTTCTTCGCGACACCGAGTACGAGCACGTCGTTCAGGACGATTTCATAACCCAGCGCTCGAACCGTTACGTTATCCCCCTCAGGACCGATTTTAGGGGGTATCTTAATGGGATAGTCCACGATCATTCAAATTCGGGGCAGACCGTCTTCGTCGAGCCGCTGGAGGTCGTGGAGACCAACAACAGGGTCAACGAGGTGATGGAGGAGGAGTACGCCGAGATACGGCGGATACTCACCGCCCTCACCATAGCGGTCGGCGCGGCGGGGCCCGCGCTTCGCGCCCAGATAGCTCTCGTCGCGAGGGTAGACGCGCTCTCCTCCAAGGTGCGCTTCGCCCAGAAGCTCCGCTGCGTGAGCCCGGAGATAGCCGACGAGCCGGTTCTGGAAGTCAAAGGTGCGAGGCACCCCTTTCTGGAGCTCCGCGAGGGGGCGAAGGTGGTTCCCATACGCCTTTACCTCCCTGAGGGGACAAACCTTCTGCTCATCACCGGGGCGAACGCGGGGGGAAAGACCGTCGCCCTCAAGACCGCCGGACTTCTGGTGCTGATGGCCCACTCGGGGCTTTTCATACCGGCGGAGGAAGGCGCGAAGGTGGGGTGGTTCCCCGAGGTGCTGGCCGACATCGGCGACGAGCAGGACCTCGACAAGGATCTCTCGACTTTTTCCGCACACATGGCGCGGTTGAAGGATATATTTGATCTTTCCGGCGAAGGCTCTCTGGTCCTTCTCGACGAACTGGGCACCGGCACAGACCCGACGCAGGGCGCGGCCCTCTCGGTTGCCGTTCTGGAGGAGCTGCGGCGGACAGGGGCGAGGGTAATGGCGACCACCCACCTCGACGGGCTCAAGGCTTACGCCTACGGTTGCAAGGACGCCCTGAACGCGGCGGTGGCCTTCGACCCGAAGACGGGGACGCCGCTCTACAACCTCCTCTACGGGCAGGCCGGTTCCTCCAACGCGCTGGACGTGGCGGAGAGGATGGGGCTGCCCGCGAGGGTTCTGGACCGCGCCCGCTCTATTTCCGGCGATTCCGGCGAGGGGACGGCGAAGCTCCTCCGGGAGATCGAGGAAGCCAGGGACGAGGCGAGGCTTGAGCGCGAAAAGAGCGCGGAGCTTAACCGCTCCCTGGAGCGGGAGCTTCGGTCGCAAAAGGAACTCACCGAAGAGGCGAGAAAAGAGCGCAGAAGCGCGATGGCCGACGCGAGGGGCGAGGCGATGGCGCTGATACGGAAGATGCGCGAGGACCTCAACCGCGTCGTCCGGGAGCTCTCCGAGGAAAAGATAAAGCAGAAAGACGCCCAGAGCGCGCTGGAGGAGGCCTCAGAGAAGGCCGAGAGGCGCTTTCCCAAGCCGAAGCCCGAGGAAGCGGGGGTAAAGCCCCCGAAGGAAATAATCGAGGGGGCTAAAGTCTTCGTAAAGTCCATCGGCAAGAACGGGATAATCGAGGGCAAGGTCTCGGGCGGCAAGGTCAGGGTTGCTGTCGGCCCGATGAAGCTCTTCGTCCCCGTCGAAGACCTCGGCGCGCCCTCCGGCGAGAAAAAGCAGGCGAAGATTTCGCTTCCCTCCGCCGGGGTCAAGGTCACCGC containing:
- a CDS encoding creatininase family protein; the protein is MDVAKLTMKEFKEAATLYRIAFLPMGSTEEHGRHLPLDTDTMQVVRTAELAAEKVPFLLCPAVHYGYCRSTSGHPGTISISPETLRRLVFDIGLSLYRQGIRGLIIGSGHAGGVHLSALEEVGEELSEKCPELEIAIFCEYHWAKEAGKAGIVETADDSHAGEIETSRIMAIDPALVKGTAEEEYPRFKKPFISRQKLADWPGGVWGDPAKASAEKGALIYAKTSERLVELVRTMRERLGALGLL
- a CDS encoding arginine--tRNA ligase, with translation MKKTLTDLIVKAHRLAVSKGELPDGELPAWKIELPKNPEHGDYAANIAMTLAGAAKLPPRKVAQLLLDNLSDPEGVLQSFEIAGPGFINFRFRPARWQEVVRDIEREGEKFGHSGAGKGKRVQVEFVSANPTGPLHVGHGRGAAVGDILAKIMSAAGYRVDKEYYINDAGNQIATLGGSVYLRYLEQHGRQVSFPENFYQGEYIKEIARDKCSEEGGRYLEMEEAEAIDALGRYAGARILREIKEDLERFGVTFDNWYSERSLYESGEVARVLKELEESGAAYRQDGALWLRTSAYGDEKDRVMVRADGRETYFASDIAYHFEKFRRGYDEVVDIWGADHHGYIPRIKAALKASGRDPEALHVLMVQLVNLLREGKPVSMSTRSGEFVTLQEVYEEVGVDAARFLFLTRSSDTTLDFDIEVAKRQTADNPVFYVQYANARIRSVLREAKTTGIEVPGAAAADLSPLVTEDELEIIKFLHYFPEVVEGAALYLEPHKVAYYLQDLAARFHQYYNKHRFLVDDQKLCLARLCLISAISRVIVNGLALLGVSSPESM
- a CDS encoding SPOR domain-containing protein; this translates as MRRILRRIEDGIEIRLDQGSLVATLFGVALTAALIFLMGMLVGRTIWGNQVRPESHSFTTRAEGADKEPLKPVDMTFYGESSAKPTKIEPPPEFIARWEEKKAAEAAAAAALAAARAQSAKSEEEAEKEEEEGKGKTVKETPVSAKTPTAKVPAQPAKTQAATPAAAQKAAAPEVKQPSAPKPAAAKGSYAVQINSFKDRSLAERMTATLADNGIRAEVVAVGGAFKVMSGSFSSKEEAQRFKESLEKKGVKGFVAPR
- a CDS encoding GatB/YqeY domain-containing protein — translated: MSKIKKTIEDDFLAARKAQDKSRQGALMLIVDALQKKEKEKRSELTDEDALGVLLTLSKQRKEAMELFKTGGREDLVAKESEELKIIESYLPAQMSEEEVAAEVKAAIAATGAVSPKDMGKVMGVLMPKVKGKADGKVVQNLVRTLLGG